From Triticum aestivum cultivar Chinese Spring chromosome 4A, IWGSC CS RefSeq v2.1, whole genome shotgun sequence, a single genomic window includes:
- the LOC123083278 gene encoding anthocyanidin 3-O-glucoside 6''-O-acyltransferase, with protein sequence MPTVNIVEVGHVVVPPPEDLVVRLSALDAPWVTNPLIQRVLLFVDDAGGQQHPPFESLVGSLRVSLAATLARLPPFAGRVVFLPSTGDAAIDCSHSQGGGVRFVVAESDEADAGRLVGDADHDVDAFEALVPKLKADALPAEVLAVQVTRLKGGVAVGVALHHAVVDGRSVWMFLRAWAAACHGDAAAAVAAVTFDRAVVAIPGGEELARSTLRKYARNLPLAANMFPSAPIKLPRRTFTITAKHIHHLKQCMSGQTTSGKPATAPMSSSFVAIVALAWASFVRSKHPAAISSGHDVYLFFFIIDCRGRPGIDPPVSENYFGTCITGCLVKAMARDLLAVNGVAVAMAVIQREVQRAVEDPLGLWDWMDIVSSVPLDRLVGINGSTRFKAYEVTDFGWGAPSRTEVVTMSDGRVVLVATKSGGVQVPVCMHPDHSTAFNSHFMDSLC encoded by the exons ATGCCGACGGTAAATATCGTAGAGGTCGGCCACGTGGTCGTGCCACCACCGGAGGACCTGGTAGTGAGGCTATCCGCGCTGGACGCGCCTTGGGTCACGAACCCGCTGATCCAGCGCGTGCTCCTCTTCGTCGATGACGCCGGTGGCCAGCAGCACCCGCCGTTCGAGTCGCTGGTGGGCTCCCTCCGTGTGTCCCTCGCGGCCACGCTCGCGCGGCTCCCCCCGTTCGCGGGGAGGGTCGTCTTCCTGCCGTCCACCGGCGACGCCGCCATCGACTGCTCCCATTCACAAGGAGGCGGCGTGCGGTTTGTCGTCGCGGAGAGCGACGAAGCGGACGCGGGGCGGCTCGTGGGGGACGCGGACCACGACGTGGACGCGTTCGAGGCGCTCGTCCCGAAGCTCAAGGCGGACGCGCTCCCCGCGGAGGTGCTGGCCGTGCAGGTCACGCGGCTCAAGGGCGGGGTGGCGGTCGGCGTGGCGCTGCACCACGCCGTGGTCGACGGCCGGTCGGTGTGGATGTTCCTGCGGGCGTGGGCCGCGGCCTGCCACGGCGATGCTGCTGCTGCCGTGGCTGCCGTGACGTTTGACCGCGCGGTGGTCGCCATCCCCGGTGGCGAGGAGCTCGCCAGGAGCACTCTGCGGAAGTATGCGCGCAATCTGCCGCTG GCCGCCAACATGTTCCCTAGCGCCCCAATTAAACTCCCTCGCCGGACGTTCACCATCACGGCGAAGCACATCCACCACCTGAAGCAATGCATGTCCGGCCAAACGACATCCGGGAAGCCCGCCACCGCGCCCATGTCATCCAGCTTTGTGGCGATCGTGGCGCTCGCCTGGGCGTCCTTCGTCCGGTCCAAGCACCCGGCCGCCATCTCCTCTGGCCACGACGtctacctcttcttcttcatcattgaCTGTCGCGGGCGGCCTGGCATTGACCCGCCTGTGAGTGAGAACTACTTCGGGACATGCATCACCGGGTGCCTCGTCAAGGCCATGGCACGGGACCTCCTCGCGGTTAATGGTGTCGCAGTCGCTATGGCGGTGATTCAGCGGGAGGTCCAGCGAGCAGTCGAGGACCCGCTCGGCCTTTGGGACTGGATGGACATCGTGTCGTCGGTGCCACTCGACCGGTTGGTGGGCATCAACGGGTCCACACGGTTCAAGGCATACGAGGTGACCGACTTCGGGTGGGGCGCGCCGAGCAGGACGGAGGTGGTCACCATGAGCGACGGGCGGGTGGTGCTGGTCGCCACAAAAAGCGGCGGAGTGCAAGTGCCCGTGTGCATGCACCCGGATCATAGCACGGCGTTCAACTCACACTTTATGGATTCTCTCTGTTGA